Part of the Leucobacter insecticola genome is shown below.
CGAGCCACCACAGCAGAACATGAGTGTCGAGAAGCAGTCGCACCGAGCTATTCTCCAAACCAGTCAAGCTCGTCTTGGGTGTCGAACTTATCGAAGCCGTCCGCAATTGTGATGCGTCCGTGCCATATCCCAGGGACCCGGGTTGGCGCTGGTGTCCAGGGGACCAAGCGTGCGATGGGTCTACCTGCTTTGGCAATCACGACATCTTCGCCGAGTGAAGCCAATTCCAGCAGTCTTGAGAGCTGGCTTTTCGCCTCGTAGACATTGACCGTGTGCGTGCTCATGGGCCCAGATTACCTCTGGTTGGTCAAGTTGGTCAACCAGTGTGATCGCTGGTTTCCGTCGTGCTGCGTGGTGGCTAACCGCCGGTGTGACCCTCGTCCGTCACTGTGACATCGGTGCGGTGAAAATTGAGGTGCGAACGCGAGGCCGTGGGCCCGCGCTGCCCCTTGTAGCGCGAGAACGTAGCGCCGGATCCGTAAGGCCGTTCGGCGGGCGAAGACAGGCGGAAGAAGCACAGCTGG
Proteins encoded:
- a CDS encoding type II toxin-antitoxin system Phd/YefM family antitoxin encodes the protein MSTHTVNVYEAKSQLSRLLELASLGEDVVIAKAGRPIARLVPWTPAPTRVPGIWHGRITIADGFDKFDTQDELDWFGE